A segment of the Nasonia vitripennis strain AsymCx chromosome 2, Nvit_psr_1.1, whole genome shotgun sequence genome:
ACTCTTTCACCTTCTTCGCCTACTATTTCCTCGATGACCTGTGTATCGTCGAACGGCTCGATGCGCTGGTCTTTATCGTTCGGCTGCTGTTCGCCCTCAAAGAGTGCGTCGTTCTCGGCGTCCGAATTTTCCGCCGCGTTGTTCTGCGGCGGATAATTTTGGCGTTGCCTCCTGACGGGAGGCGTTTGTTCGGCCGGTGGTGCAACTCTCTTGCGTTCACGACGATAGGCTTCCTTGGAGCTCTTCAAAGCCTTCGTCATCGCAGTCGCAATTTCTACTTTGTTCGGCTTCCTGAGGATCTCCTTTATGATGGGCATAGCCTCTGCGTTaaaagaaaaggtttaaattAATTCAACCATCgacaaaaaacaataaattaaaatatacatacCAGTGCAAGCTAAAGCGAAACGCGTATCTTTCAACGCCAAAATCTGGTTGTCAGACTTGGATCCATGCCAAGTCACATGCCGGAACAAATCCTCGCCAAACTTGAAGCAGGCTTTGAAATAAATCGCAGCAGCGTCAGTTTCATTCGCACCTCCAAGGTATCTCAAGTAATGGACCTAAACcgattgaattaattaatgaatAGTTATTAAAATACCATACCATCAAGCGTCTTTATAAAAGTGGATGCAAATACTTACAAGAGCATCAAACTGATCATCATCGAGATGATCGAAGGCAACAATGTCAGCCGTTGTTTTGAATGGCAAAAATTCTGGACGAGTTCTCGCTGCAGAAGATTGCGCGGCCATCAAATTTTTTAGGATGTTATAAATCTCTCtagaaaataatcaataattaattttgattaattaaaaaatattactcaATACATATTAGAATAAAATGGTCGACACGTACGTCACTTTTCGTTCCGTCTTCTTCTGCCTCTCATCGATTgaactgaaaatgaaaatattaatacaaTCTATGTAGATGAAAAATTATGTTGATTACATGTTTGATTGATGATATAATTTGTAGCATACCTTGTCACATCCTTAAGCTGCTTCAGCGTCTCTCCGATCCCGCTATAAACGtaagtataaattaattttgtttatagaaatatataatgcaaataataaatatgataCCGTTGCGTTCCTTCGACGGCTGCTAGTCTTCTGTTGATGGAGCTGCGATTATACAATTAA
Coding sequences within it:
- the LOC116416103 gene encoding glutamic acid-rich protein-like is translated as MADKKKKNVGALSTETTAAKLTNKMSSFSVSTGTLGRSAFSTEKANLSQPLMKQQQQPGKSLQQPRKSLQQPPSQQKPLQQPSDIKKRKPLQQLQQQQQIPQGKPSQQDQRRPPPQKKPQQQHEPPRKTLQPQLHQKTVHNQQPLSQRKSQQPDMVPPRAQRNDVLNESARQTLDSINRRLAAVEGTQRGIGETLKQLKDVTSSIDERQKKTERKVTEIYNILKNLMAAQSSAARTRPEFLPFKTTADIVAFDHLDDDQFDALVHYLRYLGGANETDAAAIYFKACFKFGEDLFRHVTWHGSKSDNQILALKDTRFALACTEAMPIIKEILRKPNKVEIATAMTKALKSSKEAYRRERKRVAPPAEQTPPVRRQRQNYPPQNNAAENSDAENDALFEGEQQPNDKDQRIEPFDDTQVIEEIVGEEGERVEEGETEGEGEEGEEVDEEVAEEEAEEDEDYEQEEEEGELEEQKSYVGDSNSQSINFNQLDFELPEDEFPE